A portion of the Parasedimentitalea marina genome contains these proteins:
- the msrQ gene encoding protein-methionine-sulfoxide reductase heme-binding subunit MsrQ — protein MRDRLNQSLRHLPTWVVYIVGTLPAPWLFYQGLTGGLGVEPIKALEHEYGELALQLLVFSLAITPLRKFAGINLLKFRRAVGLLCFLYVTCHLMVWLVLDVQIPGQIWADILKRPYITIGMAGFLLLLPLAVTSNNWSIRRLGPLWRKLHRASYVIGLLGAVHFILLVKGVQIEPLIYLALIVGLLLLRLPTGRAASSGRVRRQGV, from the coding sequence ATGCGGGATCGGCTCAATCAGTCGCTACGCCATTTGCCGACTTGGGTCGTCTACATAGTGGGAACCCTGCCGGCTCCCTGGCTGTTCTATCAGGGGCTGACCGGCGGCTTAGGGGTCGAGCCGATCAAAGCGCTGGAACACGAGTATGGTGAACTGGCCCTGCAATTGCTGGTATTTAGTCTGGCGATCACGCCGTTGCGCAAGTTTGCTGGGATCAACCTGCTGAAATTCCGCCGCGCGGTGGGGCTGTTGTGTTTTTTATATGTGACCTGCCATTTGATGGTCTGGCTGGTGCTTGACGTGCAGATCCCCGGACAGATTTGGGCGGACATCCTCAAACGTCCCTATATTACTATCGGCATGGCCGGTTTCCTGCTGTTGCTGCCACTGGCTGTAACGTCAAACAACTGGTCGATCCGCAGACTTGGGCCCCTTTGGCGAAAACTGCACAGGGCCAGCTATGTCATCGGCCTGCTCGGCGCAGTACATTTCATCCTGTTGGTCAAAGGGGTTCAAATCGAACCACTGATCTATCTGGCTCTGATCGTCGGTTTGTTGCTGCTTCGGCTGCCCACGGGTCGCGCTGCGTCCTCTGGTCGGGTTCGCCGCCAGGGCGTCTAG
- the msrP gene encoding protein-methionine-sulfoxide reductase catalytic subunit MsrP — protein sequence MAYRWTNDLTHADVTPRGAFLNRRQIMAGMAGLGLSTMAGRAQADDALEPNSWEDVTSYNNYYEFGTGKGDPADNAHVLTTSPWSVTIDGLVDRPGEYDFKDILSEMTIEERIYRFRCVEAWSMVVPWNGFELSDLLAMAGVQDGAKYVAFETLYRPEEMPGTAYRVLDWPYREGLRLDEAMNPLTLMATGIFGKDLPNQNGAPLRLVVPWKYGFKSIKAIVRITLTDEEPPTSWNMSNGREYGFYSNVNPEVSHPRWSQATERRIGGGLFAKRQPTLMFNGYQDEVAAMYEGMDLRKSF from the coding sequence ATGGCCTACCGCTGGACCAATGACCTGACCCACGCTGATGTCACCCCTCGGGGTGCATTTCTGAACCGCCGTCAAATCATGGCGGGCATGGCAGGACTGGGGCTTAGCACCATGGCTGGCCGTGCGCAGGCAGACGACGCGCTGGAACCCAACAGCTGGGAGGACGTCACCAGCTATAACAACTATTATGAGTTTGGCACCGGCAAGGGTGACCCGGCAGACAATGCTCATGTGCTGACCACCTCACCCTGGAGTGTGACCATCGATGGTCTGGTGGATCGCCCCGGCGAATATGATTTCAAGGACATCCTGTCCGAGATGACCATCGAAGAGCGCATCTACCGCTTCCGCTGCGTCGAGGCCTGGTCGATGGTGGTGCCCTGGAATGGCTTTGAGCTGTCAGACCTGCTGGCTATGGCGGGCGTGCAGGACGGTGCAAAATACGTCGCCTTTGAAACCCTGTACCGCCCCGAAGAGATGCCTGGCACTGCCTACCGTGTGCTGGACTGGCCCTACCGCGAAGGTCTGCGTCTGGACGAGGCAATGAACCCACTGACGCTGATGGCCACGGGTATCTTCGGCAAGGATCTCCCTAACCAGAACGGCGCGCCTCTGCGGTTGGTGGTGCCCTGGAAATATGGCTTCAAGTCAATCAAGGCGATTGTTCGCATTACTCTGACCGACGAAGAACCGCCAACCAGCTGGAACATGTCCAATGGCCGTGAATATGGGTTCTACAGCAATGTGAATCCCGAGGTGTCGCACCCCCGCTGGAGCCAGGCGACGGAGCGCCGAATCGGTGGCGGGTTGTTTGCCAAACGTCAGCCAACCCTGATGTTCAATGGTTACCAGGACGAGGTTGCCGCGATGTACGAAGGCATGGACCTGAGGAAATCCTTTTAA
- a CDS encoding FMN-binding glutamate synthase family protein: MDFAANVIEVMALSFVFILGAIAVGVAVLFVVDRFQTSDAIRRNYPVIGRFRHLFSELGEFFRQYFFAMDREELPFNRAQRDWVKRASSGEGNTVAFGSTRNANVPGTPIFVNAPFPPLDDQSAKTAPLQIGPTARTPYLAPSIFNISGMSFGAISKPAVQALSRGAKQADVWLNTGEGGLSPFHLEGGCDIVFQIGTAKYGVRNDRGGLNDDKLKQVAAHDAVRMFELKLSQGAKPGKGGILPAAKVTDEIAGIRGIAAGQASLSPNRHPEMENFGDLLDMITHIRAVTGKPVGIKTVVGSEAVMRELFDCIKTRGSDAAPDFITIDGGEGGTGAAPMPLIDLVGMSVREALPMVANLRDEYGLKDRIRLISSGKLVNPGDVAWALAAGADFVTSARGFMFALGCIQALKCNRNTCPTGITTHDRRFQKGLVVEDKYIRVAKYAREISHEVEIIAHSVGVAEPRQIRRRHVRIMQDGGQSRPMNEIMPSYSPVAET, from the coding sequence ATGGATTTTGCAGCAAACGTCATAGAGGTCATGGCGCTGAGTTTCGTATTTATTCTGGGCGCAATTGCGGTGGGTGTTGCGGTATTGTTTGTGGTGGACCGGTTTCAAACCAGCGATGCCATCCGGCGCAACTATCCGGTAATTGGGCGTTTTCGCCATCTGTTCAGTGAACTGGGTGAATTCTTTCGTCAGTACTTCTTTGCCATGGACCGCGAAGAGCTGCCGTTCAACCGGGCACAGCGCGATTGGGTAAAGCGGGCCTCGTCGGGCGAGGGCAACACGGTGGCCTTTGGTTCAACCCGCAACGCCAATGTACCCGGCACACCGATTTTCGTGAATGCTCCGTTTCCGCCACTGGATGACCAAAGCGCCAAAACCGCGCCGCTGCAGATTGGCCCAACCGCGCGCACGCCCTATCTGGCGCCTTCGATCTTCAATATCTCAGGGATGAGCTTTGGTGCCATTTCCAAACCCGCCGTACAGGCGTTAAGCCGGGGGGCCAAACAGGCCGACGTTTGGCTGAACACGGGTGAGGGCGGGCTAAGCCCGTTTCACCTGGAGGGCGGATGTGACATCGTGTTTCAGATCGGCACCGCCAAATACGGTGTGCGCAATGATCGCGGTGGGCTAAACGACGACAAGCTAAAGCAGGTCGCCGCGCATGACGCGGTGCGGATGTTCGAACTCAAGCTGTCGCAGGGGGCCAAGCCGGGCAAGGGCGGTATTCTGCCTGCTGCCAAGGTAACGGATGAGATTGCAGGCATTCGCGGCATTGCGGCGGGGCAAGCCAGCCTCTCGCCCAATCGTCACCCGGAAATGGAGAATTTTGGCGATCTGCTGGATATGATCACCCATATCCGTGCGGTGACAGGTAAGCCGGTGGGGATCAAGACCGTTGTCGGCTCCGAAGCGGTGATGCGCGAGCTGTTTGACTGTATCAAAACCCGTGGCAGTGATGCGGCGCCCGATTTCATCACCATTGATGGCGGTGAGGGCGGCACTGGCGCGGCGCCGATGCCCCTGATTGATCTGGTCGGCATGTCAGTGCGCGAGGCGCTGCCCATGGTGGCCAATCTGCGGGATGAATATGGGCTGAAGGACCGCATCCGCCTGATCTCGTCCGGTAAGCTGGTCAATCCCGGCGACGTGGCCTGGGCGCTGGCGGCGGGGGCTGACTTTGTCACCTCGGCGCGTGGCTTTATGTTTGCGCTGGGCTGCATTCAGGCGCTCAAGTGTAATCGCAACACCTGCCCGACCGGCATCACCACCCATGATCGCCGGTTCCAAAAAGGGTTGGTGGTCGAGGATAAATACATCCGTGTTGCCAAATACGCCCGCGAGATCAGCCACGAAGTCGAGATCATCGCCCATTCAGTTGGGGTGGCCGAACCGCGTCAAATCCGCCGCCGCCATGTGCGCATCATGCAAGATGGTGGGCAGTCACGCCCGATGAACGAGATCATGCCAAGTTACAGTCCCGTCGCCGAAACGTGA
- a CDS encoding TVP38/TMEM64 family protein, which produces MTQPKDHSQQVSRRRTVFAGVALLLVIGGAIGVVVSEYALSPEALAEQLRAVGAWAPVAVIVLMILHSFVPFPAEILAICAGAVFGTLMGSLLIWMGAMLGALAAFGLSRRLGQQVVHGWLTPSQASRMSDWTQDRGVLALLISRFIPVIAFNLINYAAGLTKVPLWTFIWTTGLGILPFTVLMAYLGAQMKELSWTMLLTVSGVGVILVCGLHQLAKARRWI; this is translated from the coding sequence ATGACCCAGCCAAAAGATCACTCGCAACAGGTTAGCCGACGTCGCACTGTGTTTGCTGGCGTCGCCTTGTTATTGGTCATCGGCGGCGCGATCGGCGTTGTTGTCAGTGAGTATGCATTGTCCCCCGAGGCCCTGGCGGAACAGTTGCGGGCGGTCGGCGCCTGGGCTCCGGTTGCGGTGATCGTCCTGATGATCCTGCATAGTTTCGTGCCCTTTCCGGCTGAAATTCTGGCGATTTGTGCCGGGGCGGTCTTTGGCACACTGATGGGGAGCCTGTTGATCTGGATGGGGGCCATGCTGGGGGCCTTGGCGGCTTTTGGGCTGTCGCGCAGGCTGGGGCAGCAGGTTGTTCACGGATGGCTGACCCCGTCACAGGCCAGCCGGATGAGTGACTGGACCCAAGACAGGGGCGTGCTTGCCCTGTTGATCAGCCGCTTTATTCCGGTGATTGCCTTTAATCTGATCAACTACGCGGCCGGCCTGACCAAGGTGCCTTTGTGGACCTTTATCTGGACCACGGGTCTGGGCATCCTGCCGTTCACCGTGCTGATGGCCTATCTTGGGGCGCAGATGAAAGAGCTGAGCTGGACGATGCTGCTGACTGTCTCGGGTGTTGGGGTGATATTGGTCTGCGGGTTGCATCAGCTGGCCAAAGCCCGGCGCTGGATCTGA
- a CDS encoding SRPBCC family protein, which translates to MIHHQRTLDIPATSDAIWAVIGRYMHIDEFAPQVASVDALTTGDNGVGSKRRCHFDNGTSLVEEVIAWKVNHSYRVRLSEMDAMPLHQAEAELSLTPTLNGMTRVTWSFDYRVKFGPLGWLMGQTMMKLMMGKLLDANLKGLAEKVQSNRTGTAMAG; encoded by the coding sequence ATGATACACCACCAACGCACACTCGATATCCCTGCCACCTCTGACGCCATCTGGGCCGTGATCGGGCGCTATATGCATATCGACGAGTTTGCCCCGCAGGTCGCCTCGGTTGATGCGCTGACTACCGGCGACAATGGCGTGGGCTCTAAACGTCGCTGCCATTTCGACAACGGCACCTCGCTGGTCGAGGAAGTCATCGCCTGGAAGGTCAACCACAGCTATCGCGTGCGCCTGTCCGAAATGGACGCCATGCCCCTGCACCAGGCCGAGGCCGAACTGTCACTGACCCCGACGCTAAATGGCATGACCCGCGTCACGTGGAGCTTTGACTATCGGGTCAAATTCGGCCCCCTTGGCTGGCTGATGGGTCAGACCATGATGAAGCTGATGATGGGCAAGTTGCTGGACGCCAACCTAAAGGGGCTGGCGGAGAAGGTGCAGTCAAACCGGACAGGGACCGCAATGGCCGGCTAG
- the clpB gene encoding ATP-dependent chaperone ClpB encodes MDLNKFTERARGFVQAAQTIAVREEHQRLVPEHILKALMDDDQGLASNLISRAGGVPSRVVESLETALSKHSKVSGGAAGQIYMDGQTAKVMAEAEKLATKAGDSFVPVERVLMALCMVKSKAKDALDAGGVSAQRLNEAINDIRKGRTADSATAEDGYDALKKYAHDLTEAAREGKIDPIIGRDEEIRRAMQVLSRRTKNNPVLIGEPGVGKTAIAEGMALRIINGDVPESLRDKQLLSLDMGALIAGAKYRGEFEERLKAVLTEVTEAAGEIILFIDEMHTLVGAGKGDGAMDAANLIKPALARGELHCIGATTLDEYRKYVEKDAALARRFQPVVISEPTVEDTISILRGIKEKYELHHGVRISDSALVSAATLSNRYITDRFLPDKAIDLMDEAASRLRMEVDSKPEELDQLDRQIMQMQIEAEALRMEDDAASKDRLETLELDLSELQERSAEMTAQWQSERDKLAGARDIKELLEKARADLEIAKRQGNLAKAGELSYGVIPDLEKQLADAENREDTGVMVEEAVRPEQIAAVVERWTGIPTSKMLEGDREKLLRMEDELHSRVIGQHDAVTAVANAVRRARAGLNDEDRPLGSFLFLGPTGVGKTELTKAVAEFLFADEHAMLRIDMSEYMEKHSVARLIGAPPGYVGYDEGGALTEAVRRRPYQVVLFDEVEKAHPDVFNVLLQVLDDGVLTDGQGRTVDFKQTLIVLTSNLGAQALSQLPDGADASDARRDVMEAVRGHFRPEFLNRLDETIIFDRLKREDMDGIVDIQLARLIKRLAARKITLALDDEARTWLADEGYDPVFGARPLKRVIQRALQNALAEMLLGGDVKDGDTVPVSAGAEGLIIGDRVGSTNRPKPDDAVVH; translated from the coding sequence ATGGACTTAAATAAGTTCACCGAGCGGGCACGTGGTTTTGTGCAGGCCGCTCAGACCATAGCGGTGCGCGAAGAGCACCAACGACTGGTTCCGGAACACATTCTAAAAGCACTGATGGACGATGATCAGGGGTTGGCAAGTAACCTGATCAGCCGGGCAGGCGGGGTGCCATCACGCGTGGTGGAATCGCTGGAAACGGCGCTGTCAAAGCATTCCAAAGTCAGTGGTGGGGCCGCTGGTCAGATCTACATGGATGGCCAAACCGCCAAGGTCATGGCTGAGGCTGAAAAGCTGGCGACCAAGGCTGGCGACAGTTTTGTCCCGGTTGAACGTGTCCTGATGGCCCTGTGTATGGTCAAGTCCAAGGCCAAGGATGCACTGGATGCCGGCGGTGTCTCTGCCCAGCGTCTGAACGAGGCGATCAACGATATTCGCAAGGGCCGCACCGCCGATAGCGCCACTGCCGAAGACGGCTATGACGCGCTCAAGAAATACGCCCACGACCTGACCGAGGCCGCCCGCGAGGGCAAGATCGACCCTATCATTGGCCGCGACGAAGAAATCCGCCGTGCCATGCAGGTGCTGTCGCGCCGCACCAAGAACAATCCGGTTCTGATCGGCGAACCCGGTGTGGGTAAAACCGCCATCGCCGAGGGCATGGCCCTGCGGATCATCAACGGCGATGTGCCGGAGAGCCTGCGCGACAAACAACTGCTTTCGCTGGATATGGGCGCGCTGATTGCCGGTGCCAAATATCGTGGCGAATTCGAAGAACGCCTGAAAGCGGTCCTGACCGAGGTGACCGAGGCGGCGGGTGAAATCATCCTGTTCATCGACGAAATGCACACATTGGTTGGCGCTGGCAAAGGCGACGGTGCCATGGATGCGGCCAACCTGATCAAACCGGCATTGGCGCGGGGTGAATTGCACTGTATCGGCGCCACCACGCTGGATGAATACCGCAAATACGTTGAAAAAGACGCGGCCCTGGCCCGTCGCTTCCAGCCAGTTGTGATCTCTGAGCCCACAGTCGAGGACACCATCTCGATTCTGCGTGGCATCAAAGAAAAGTACGAGCTGCACCACGGTGTCCGGATCTCGGACTCGGCACTGGTGTCGGCGGCGACCCTGTCGAACCGCTATATCACCGACCGCTTTCTGCCGGACAAAGCCATCGACCTGATGGACGAGGCCGCCAGCCGGTTGCGGATGGAGGTCGACAGCAAACCCGAAGAACTGGACCAGCTTGACCGTCAGATCATGCAGATGCAGATCGAAGCCGAAGCCCTGCGGATGGAAGACGACGCGGCCTCCAAGGATCGTCTGGAAACCCTGGAGCTGGATCTGTCTGAGCTACAGGAACGCAGTGCCGAGATGACGGCGCAGTGGCAGTCCGAACGGGATAAGCTTGCCGGTGCGCGCGATATCAAGGAATTGCTCGAAAAGGCCCGCGCCGATCTGGAAATTGCCAAACGGCAAGGCAATCTCGCCAAGGCGGGTGAGCTGTCTTATGGTGTCATCCCCGATCTGGAAAAACAGCTGGCCGACGCCGAAAACCGCGAAGACACCGGGGTGATGGTCGAAGAAGCGGTGCGCCCCGAACAGATCGCCGCCGTGGTGGAACGCTGGACCGGTATCCCGACGTCCAAGATGCTGGAAGGCGACCGCGAGAAACTGCTGCGGATGGAGGATGAGCTGCATAGCCGCGTTATTGGCCAGCACGATGCCGTCACCGCCGTCGCCAACGCCGTCCGCCGCGCCCGTGCGGGGCTGAACGACGAAGACCGCCCGCTGGGCAGCTTCCTGTTTCTTGGCCCAACCGGCGTGGGTAAAACCGAGCTGACCAAGGCTGTTGCCGAATTCCTGTTCGCCGACGAACACGCCATGCTGCGCATCGATATGTCGGAATACATGGAGAAACACTCGGTCGCCCGTCTGATCGGCGCGCCTCCGGGCTATGTTGGCTATGACGAAGGCGGTGCCCTGACCGAAGCCGTGCGTCGACGTCCCTATCAGGTGGTGCTGTTTGACGAGGTCGAAAAGGCGCATCCGGACGTGTTCAACGTGTTGTTGCAGGTGCTCGATGATGGTGTGCTGACCGATGGTCAGGGCCGCACGGTTGATTTCAAGCAAACGCTGATTGTGCTGACCTCGAACCTTGGCGCGCAGGCCCTTAGCCAGTTGCCCGACGGTGCCGATGCATCTGATGCGCGGCGTGACGTGATGGAGGCAGTACGCGGTCATTTCCGCCCTGAGTTCCTGAACCGTCTGGATGAAACCATCATCTTTGACCGCCTCAAACGCGAGGACATGGATGGCATCGTTGATATCCAGCTGGCGCGGCTGATCAAACGTCTCGCTGCCCGCAAGATCACGCTGGCGCTGGACGATGAGGCCCGCACATGGTTGGCCGACGAAGGCTATGACCCGGTGTTTGGTGCCCGTCCCCTGAAACGGGTGATCCAACGCGCCCTGCAAAACGCATTGGCCGAAATGCTGCTTGGGGGCGATGTCAAAGACGGCGACACCGTGCCGGTCTCGGCCGGTGCCGAGGGGCTGATCATCGGTGACCGTGTCGGATCCACCAATCGTCCCAAACCGGACGACGCGGTGGTACACTAA
- a CDS encoding methyltransferase, with protein MSRLDDIRAQSTWKDLFEGQPQHLGFAILLSAGAISLLIVPQDAPHILGLSSVGWAKVSIALAVLHQIIVALVFRLQLHRNVLSRWLGDRDMVVWRLVFIPLLIARPLSLIMAAWADTASISQYPLTEAVIGILFLGLSIWALHSVLVHFSIRRALGGDHFRDEIAALPLVTKGVFKYTSNGMYGVAFLGLWGIALVFGSWNALVLALFQHCYIWVHMYCTESPDMRWIYGVS; from the coding sequence ATGAGTCGCCTGGATGACATTCGCGCCCAAAGCACTTGGAAAGACCTGTTTGAGGGTCAGCCGCAGCATTTGGGCTTTGCAATTCTGCTGAGCGCCGGGGCGATTTCGCTGCTGATTGTCCCGCAGGACGCACCACACATACTGGGGCTTAGTTCTGTCGGCTGGGCCAAAGTGTCGATCGCGTTGGCGGTGCTCCATCAAATCATTGTTGCGCTGGTGTTTCGCCTGCAACTGCATCGAAACGTCCTAAGCCGCTGGTTGGGTGATCGCGATATGGTCGTCTGGCGTTTGGTTTTTATTCCGCTTCTGATCGCGCGGCCGCTCTCATTGATCATGGCCGCCTGGGCCGATACGGCGTCAATTTCGCAGTATCCCCTTACTGAAGCTGTCATTGGTATCTTGTTCCTGGGATTATCCATCTGGGCGTTGCATTCTGTCCTTGTGCACTTTTCCATCCGCCGCGCCCTGGGCGGCGACCATTTTCGAGATGAAATTGCGGCCCTTCCGCTGGTGACCAAGGGTGTCTTTAAATACACCTCAAATGGAATGTATGGGGTCGCGTTTCTGGGCCTGTGGGGCATTGCTTTGGTATTTGGGTCGTGGAATGCACTGGTGCTGGCGCTGTTTCAGCACTGCTATATCTGGGTCCACATGTACTGCACCGAGAGCCCCGATATGCGCTGGATTTATGGTGTATCCTAG
- the pyrF gene encoding orotidine-5'-phosphate decarboxylase: MSDDRLIVAMDVPNAVQGLQLAEQLGDAVSFYKIGLGMLTGGGLALANELKHEMGKRIFLDMKLFDIGATVENAVRGLAQFDLDFLTVHGDPYVVSAAKQGAAGSDMKILAVTILTSLDRQDLDGALIKDGAIKDLVLERAGNAFAAGSDGVIASPQEAALIRALPEAEGRLIVTPGVRPAGADLGDQKRVATPAKAIADGVDHIVVGRPIWQAKDPQAAARAILDEMKSP, translated from the coding sequence ATGTCCGACGACCGCCTGATTGTTGCAATGGATGTCCCCAACGCCGTGCAAGGCCTGCAACTGGCCGAGCAGCTGGGCGACGCCGTATCATTCTACAAGATCGGCCTGGGCATGTTGACGGGCGGCGGGTTGGCGCTGGCCAACGAGCTGAAGCACGAGATGGGCAAACGCATATTTCTGGACATGAAGTTGTTCGACATCGGCGCTACCGTTGAAAATGCGGTACGTGGACTGGCGCAGTTTGATTTGGATTTCCTAACAGTGCATGGCGATCCCTATGTGGTGTCAGCCGCCAAACAGGGCGCTGCGGGCAGTGACATGAAAATTCTGGCGGTGACCATCCTGACGTCTCTGGACCGGCAGGATCTGGATGGCGCGCTGATCAAAGATGGCGCCATTAAAGATCTGGTGCTCGAGCGGGCAGGCAATGCCTTTGCCGCCGGATCGGACGGTGTCATTGCATCGCCACAAGAGGCCGCACTGATCCGCGCCCTTCCCGAAGCAGAGGGCCGTCTGATCGTTACCCCGGGTGTGCGCCCCGCCGGTGCTGACCTTGGCGACCAAAAGCGTGTGGCAACCCCGGCCAAAGCCATTGCAGACGGCGTCGATCACATTGTTGTCGGACGGCCCATCTGGCAAGCCAAAGACCCGCAAGCCGCGGCGCGGGCCATTCTGGATGAAATGAAAAGTCCATAG
- a CDS encoding NUDIX hydrolase — translation MTYSGAKLALFLGRELLVILRDDKADIPYPGHWDLPGGGREGNETPADCALRETYEEVGLELQETDLIWTRQYSRPRGLVWFFVARQPVSLIKQIRFGSEGQCWKLMSPRDYCAHPLAVPHFAKRLQEYLDDDEA, via the coding sequence ATGACGTATTCTGGCGCTAAATTAGCCTTGTTTCTGGGGCGCGAACTATTGGTGATCTTGCGGGATGACAAGGCGGATATCCCCTATCCCGGGCATTGGGATCTGCCGGGCGGTGGACGCGAGGGCAATGAAACTCCAGCAGACTGTGCCCTGCGCGAAACCTATGAGGAAGTCGGGCTTGAGCTGCAGGAAACTGACCTGATCTGGACGCGGCAGTATAGCCGACCCCGAGGGTTGGTTTGGTTCTTTGTGGCCCGACAGCCTGTTTCATTAATAAAGCAAATTCGATTTGGCTCTGAGGGCCAGTGCTGGAAGCTGATGTCACCCAGGGACTATTGCGCGCATCCACTGGCGGTGCCGCATTTTGCGAAGCGGCTGCAGGAGTATCTCGACGATGATGAGGCTTGA
- a CDS encoding DNA polymerase IV yields MHAICRDCLSQVAPARRCPHCGSPRVKAHEELFALQIAHMDCDAFFASVEKRDNPELADKPVIIGGGKRGVVSTACYVARIRGVRSAMPMFQALKLCPSAVVIKPRMHAYVEVSRQIRAMMDELTPDVEPLSLDEAFMDLSGTEQLHGAPPAVMLARLVKRMKDELGITGSIGLSHNKFLAKVASDLDKPRGFSVIGKAETDAFLYDKPVRLIWGIGPAAQASLDKAGIRIFADLLRWERRDLAARFGSMGDRLWHLARGEDRRRVSAHAPMKSITNETTFFEDTANPDILDGHLWRLAEKVSGRAKAKQKAGRVVSLKLKRANHSALTRRISLRDPTQMAEVIYRTARELLDQVGDQGPYRLLGCGIADLVPESQADITGDLLDPQAIQRAKAERATDAIRDRFGADAIQKGRALR; encoded by the coding sequence ATGCATGCCATATGCCGAGATTGCCTGAGCCAGGTCGCACCAGCGCGACGCTGTCCGCACTGTGGCAGCCCAAGGGTGAAGGCACATGAAGAACTGTTTGCCTTGCAGATTGCCCATATGGATTGCGACGCGTTTTTCGCCAGTGTGGAAAAGCGCGACAACCCGGAGTTGGCCGACAAACCGGTGATCATCGGCGGTGGTAAGCGCGGCGTGGTCTCAACCGCCTGCTATGTCGCCCGCATTCGCGGAGTGCGATCGGCGATGCCGATGTTTCAGGCCCTGAAACTTTGCCCCTCTGCAGTGGTGATTAAACCGCGCATGCACGCCTACGTCGAGGTCTCCCGTCAGATCCGCGCGATGATGGATGAATTGACCCCGGATGTTGAACCGCTGTCTCTAGACGAAGCATTTATGGATTTAAGTGGCACCGAGCAGCTGCACGGTGCACCGCCAGCCGTGATGCTGGCGCGGCTGGTGAAACGGATGAAAGATGAGCTGGGGATTACAGGATCAATCGGCTTGTCTCATAACAAATTCCTCGCCAAAGTCGCGTCAGATCTGGACAAGCCCCGTGGTTTCTCGGTGATTGGCAAGGCTGAAACCGATGCCTTTTTGTATGACAAGCCAGTCCGTTTGATCTGGGGCATTGGCCCGGCAGCTCAGGCCAGTCTGGACAAGGCCGGTATCCGGATCTTTGCCGATCTGCTGCGCTGGGAGCGCCGCGATCTGGCGGCGCGCTTTGGATCTATGGGGGATCGCCTTTGGCATCTGGCCCGCGGCGAAGACCGGCGCCGTGTTTCAGCCCATGCCCCGATGAAATCCATCACTAATGAAACAACATTTTTTGAGGACACTGCCAATCCCGACATACTCGATGGCCATTTGTGGCGGTTGGCAGAAAAAGTGTCAGGTCGCGCAAAAGCCAAACAAAAAGCTGGGCGTGTGGTTTCACTCAAGCTGAAGCGCGCCAACCATTCGGCGCTGACCCGGCGCATTTCTTTGCGTGATCCGACCCAAATGGCCGAGGTAATTTACCGCACTGCCCGAGAGTTGCTGGATCAAGTTGGCGACCAGGGCCCCTACCGGCTGCTTGGTTGTGGGATCGCAGATTTGGTGCCCGAGTCGCAAGCGGACATTACAGGTGATCTTCTGGATCCTCAGGCTATCCAACGGGCCAAGGCCGAACGGGCAACCGACGCGATTCGCGACCGGTTCGGCGCAGACGCCATCCAGAAAGGCCGTGCGCTTCGCTAA